A stretch of DNA from bacterium:
CCACCAGCAGCGCCGCGCCTGGCAAATCCAACCCCTTCGGCGCGCTTGCCAAGGACGATCTGCTCTATAAATCCAGCTTCGGCACGGCAGACGACGTGCGCGCCATCCTCGAACGCGGGATGGACCCCAACATTGCCAGCCCCGAAGGCCTCACCGCCCTCCACCTCGCCGCCAGCCGTAACGACGACGAGGCCATCCCCATCGCCGAGCTCCTGGTCGCCAAGGGTGCCAACCTCGAAGCGCGGGACCCCAAGGGCAACACGCCGCTGCACCTCGCCATCAATTCCGGCCGTGCCAAAATGGTGTGGTGGCTGCTGAGCAAAGGGGCGGATTTCTATGCCACCGACACCAGCGGCCTCACGCCCCTGCAAAAAGCCGAGCGGGAGCACCAGAAAGACATCGCCGCCATGCTGCAACAGGCCATCGACATCGATGCCACCCGTCGCAAGGATGCCATCAGCCCGCAGGAACGCGGCCGCGCCATCCAGAATTTCGCCTTCTACAACTGCGCGCAGGCCTACCTGAACTACTACCGCCAGACCGTGCCGGAAGCCAAAGACGAGGACGGCTTCAAGGAAGAGGATTTCAAAAAGCGCGAACAGGCCATTCTGGATTATCAAAACTACATCACCCGCAATTTCGGCCTGCCCGCCATCAAGCTGGAGCGCATGGGCAAAACCACGCGGGAGACCATCCGCAGCCAGCTCGACGGCTTCATCAACAACAAGGAGCGCAAACGCGTCGGCTTCGGTAAGCAGGAAGACCTGCAGAAGCGCTGCACCGCCATCAGCAGCCAGTGGAAGGTAGAGCCGCGCAAGGAACAGCAGCAATTCAAAGGACGCAGGTAATATGCTCGCCCATTTCGACGCATCCGGCTTCATCATCGCCGCCTATGCCATCACGCTGCTCGGCATCGCCGCCCTTGCGCTCCGCACCATCTGGCGTTATCGCCATTGGCGCGGCCGTGCCACTCAACTGGAAAAACCATGAAGCCTAAACACATTCGCGCCATCTGGCTGGGCATTGCGCTCATCGTCATGGGCCTTGGCGCGTGGGGCATGCTGGCCACCTTCAAAAGCCAGCTCGTCTTTTTCTACAGCCCGG
This window harbors:
- the ccmD gene encoding heme exporter protein CcmD; this encodes MLAHFDASGFIIAAYAITLLGIAALALRTIWRYRHWRGRATQLEKP